From a single Brassica oleracea var. oleracea cultivar TO1000 chromosome C5, BOL, whole genome shotgun sequence genomic region:
- the LOC106292528 gene encoding E3 ubiquitin-protein ligase CHIP isoform X1 — MATGAVSPMAAKQAERLKEDGNNCFKKERFGAAIDAYTEAITLSPKVPVYWTNRALCHMKRKDWTRVEEDCRKAIQLDHDSVKVLIFFFFFFFFCSWLSLLLGLLHLCSMWQAHYMLGLALLQKEEYADGVKALQRALDFGRGANPTGYMVEEIWEELSKAKYMEWELLSAGRSWELNSLKETCVAALNQQRALDMSRTEESSEEDYSSHTDQLKALDRVFEKAAEEDKPTEVPDYLCCNITLEIFRDPVISPSGVTYERAAILEHINKVGKFDPITREELDPSKLVSNLAIKEAVAAYLEKHVWAYKTGC, encoded by the exons ATGGCGACAGGCGCGGTCTCCCCCATGGCGGCGAAACAAGCCGAGCGGTTAAAGGAAGACGGCAACAACTGCTTCAAGAAAGAACGCTTCGGCGCCGCCATCGATGCTTACACAGAG GCGATAACGTTGTCACCGAAGGTTCCTGTTTACTGGACTAATCGAGCTCTCTGCCACATGAAGCGAAA GGATTGGACTAGGGTTGAAGAGGATTGTCGCAAAGCTATTCAGCTTGACCACGATTCTGTTAAGGTTTTGATTTTTTTTTTTTTTTTTTTTTTTTTTTGTTCTTGGCTCTCCCTCTTATTAGGATTGTTACATTTGTGTTCTATGTGGCAGGCACACTACATGCTAGGTCTTGCGTTATTGCAGAAGGAAGAATATGCTGATGGAGTCAAGGCGTTGCAAAGG GCTTTGGATTTTGGAAGAGGCGCAAATCCAACAGGATATATGGTTGAAGAAATATGGGAAGAGCTTTCTAAAGCAAAATACATGGAGTGGGAACTGCTTTCCGCGGGGCGCTCGTGGGAATTGAATAGTTTGAA GGAAACTTGCGTGGCTGCTCTTAATCAGCAACGTGCTTTAGATATGTCTCGAACAGAAGAGTCCTCGGAAGAAGACTACTCTTCCCATACTGATCAGTTGAAAGCTCTTGATCGAGTTTTTGAGAAAGCTGCTGAAGAAGACAAACCAACTGAG GTTCCAGATTACTTGTGTTGCAACATTACTCTTGAGATATTCCGAGATCCTGTGATTTCTCCAAGTGGGGTTACATATGAAAGAGCAGCAATCCTTGAACATATTAACAAG GTGGGAAAGTTTGATCCTATAACGCGTGAGGAACTCGACCCATCCAAACTCGTTTCAAATCTGGCTATCAAAGAGGCAGTGGCTGCGTATCTAGAGAAGCACGTCTGGGCTTACAAAACGGGTTGTTGA
- the LOC106292528 gene encoding E3 ubiquitin-protein ligase CHIP isoform X2, with amino-acid sequence MATGAVSPMAAKQAERLKEDGNNCFKKERFGAAIDAYTEAITLSPKVPVYWTNRALCHMKRKDWTRVEEDCRKAIQLDHDSVKAHYMLGLALLQKEEYADGVKALQRALDFGRGANPTGYMVEEIWEELSKAKYMEWELLSAGRSWELNSLKETCVAALNQQRALDMSRTEESSEEDYSSHTDQLKALDRVFEKAAEEDKPTEVPDYLCCNITLEIFRDPVISPSGVTYERAAILEHINKVGKFDPITREELDPSKLVSNLAIKEAVAAYLEKHVWAYKTGC; translated from the exons ATGGCGACAGGCGCGGTCTCCCCCATGGCGGCGAAACAAGCCGAGCGGTTAAAGGAAGACGGCAACAACTGCTTCAAGAAAGAACGCTTCGGCGCCGCCATCGATGCTTACACAGAG GCGATAACGTTGTCACCGAAGGTTCCTGTTTACTGGACTAATCGAGCTCTCTGCCACATGAAGCGAAA GGATTGGACTAGGGTTGAAGAGGATTGTCGCAAAGCTATTCAGCTTGACCACGATTCTGTTAAG GCACACTACATGCTAGGTCTTGCGTTATTGCAGAAGGAAGAATATGCTGATGGAGTCAAGGCGTTGCAAAGG GCTTTGGATTTTGGAAGAGGCGCAAATCCAACAGGATATATGGTTGAAGAAATATGGGAAGAGCTTTCTAAAGCAAAATACATGGAGTGGGAACTGCTTTCCGCGGGGCGCTCGTGGGAATTGAATAGTTTGAA GGAAACTTGCGTGGCTGCTCTTAATCAGCAACGTGCTTTAGATATGTCTCGAACAGAAGAGTCCTCGGAAGAAGACTACTCTTCCCATACTGATCAGTTGAAAGCTCTTGATCGAGTTTTTGAGAAAGCTGCTGAAGAAGACAAACCAACTGAG GTTCCAGATTACTTGTGTTGCAACATTACTCTTGAGATATTCCGAGATCCTGTGATTTCTCCAAGTGGGGTTACATATGAAAGAGCAGCAATCCTTGAACATATTAACAAG GTGGGAAAGTTTGATCCTATAACGCGTGAGGAACTCGACCCATCCAAACTCGTTTCAAATCTGGCTATCAAAGAGGCAGTGGCTGCGTATCTAGAGAAGCACGTCTGGGCTTACAAAACGGGTTGTTGA